A window of Streptomyces sp. DG1A-41 contains these coding sequences:
- a CDS encoding lysophospholipid acyltransferase family protein, which produces MADAKVIPFDDDRSRGGAVQRPQRRRSTGNRRPGTDSGSVREVQPLPTRAVPQDDVHVTSEKQPPEGPHGGDGGLERRIAGGLAFLRRRLTGDYEVDDFGYDEELTDQVLMSLLRPLYEKYFRVEVKGTENIPSEGGALIVANHSGTLPMDGLMMQVAVHDNHPAGRHLRLLAADLVFMLPVVNELARKLGHTLACAEDAARLLEQGELVGVMPEGFKGLGKPFADRYKLQRFGRGGFVSTALRAGTPIVPCSIVGAEEIYPMIGNAKTVARLLGFPYFPITPTFPWLGPLGAVPLPTKWTIQFGEPIPTDGYPPEAAEDPMLMFNLTDQVREQIQHTLYKLLVQRRSVFF; this is translated from the coding sequence ATGGCGGATGCCAAGGTCATTCCGTTCGACGACGACCGGTCCCGCGGGGGCGCCGTGCAGCGTCCGCAGCGGCGCCGGAGCACGGGGAACCGGCGCCCCGGCACGGACTCGGGGTCGGTCCGTGAGGTGCAGCCCCTGCCCACCAGGGCTGTTCCGCAGGATGATGTTCATGTGACTTCTGAGAAACAACCGCCGGAGGGGCCCCACGGCGGCGACGGCGGCCTGGAGCGGCGGATCGCGGGCGGCCTGGCCTTCCTGCGCCGCCGCCTCACCGGGGACTACGAGGTCGACGACTTCGGCTACGACGAGGAACTCACCGACCAGGTCCTGATGTCGCTGCTGCGCCCGCTGTACGAGAAGTACTTCCGGGTCGAGGTGAAGGGCACCGAGAACATCCCGTCCGAGGGCGGCGCCCTGATCGTCGCCAACCACTCCGGGACGCTGCCGATGGACGGCCTGATGATGCAGGTCGCCGTGCACGACAACCATCCGGCGGGCCGGCATCTGCGGCTGCTCGCCGCGGACCTGGTGTTCATGCTGCCGGTGGTCAACGAGCTGGCCCGCAAGCTCGGCCACACCCTGGCCTGCGCGGAGGACGCGGCACGGCTGCTGGAGCAGGGCGAGCTGGTGGGGGTGATGCCGGAGGGCTTCAAGGGCCTCGGCAAGCCCTTCGCGGACCGCTACAAGCTCCAGCGCTTCGGCCGTGGCGGTTTCGTCTCGACCGCCTTGCGCGCCGGGACGCCGATCGTGCCCTGCTCGATCGTCGGGGCCGAGGAGATCTACCCGATGATCGGCAACGCCAAGACGGTCGCCCGGCTGCTGGGTTTCCCGTACTTCCCGATCACGCCCACGTTCCCGTGGCTCGGGCCGCTCGGGGCGGTTCCACTGCCGACCAAGTGGACGATCCAGTTCGGCGAGCCGATCCCGACGGATGGCTATCCGCCGGAGGCCGCCGAGGACCCGATGCTGATGTTCAACCTGACCGACCAGGTCAGGGAGCAGATCCAGCACACGCTGTACAAGCTGCTGGTGCAGCGGCGGTCGGTGTTCTTCTGA
- a CDS encoding glutaredoxin family protein has translation MADMSPLFRRRPPRDRLVTLIRKPGCHLCDDAQVVVEKVCGDLGVPWEQKDITEDRELHDQYWEQIPVVLVDGRQHTFWRVNEDRLRKALTD, from the coding sequence ATGGCCGACATGAGTCCCCTCTTTCGTCGCAGGCCCCCTCGGGACCGGCTCGTCACCCTGATCCGCAAGCCCGGCTGTCATCTGTGTGATGACGCACAGGTCGTTGTGGAGAAGGTGTGCGGTGATCTGGGAGTCCCCTGGGAGCAGAAGGACATCACCGAGGATCGGGAACTGCACGACCAGTACTGGGAGCAGATCCCGGTCGTGCTGGTGGACGGCAGGCAGCACACGTTCTGGCGCGTGAACGAGGACCGCCTGCGCAAGGCGCTGACCGACTGA
- a CDS encoding HAD family hydrolase: protein MRYDLVIFDNDGVLVDSEPISNRLLAAYLTELGHPTSYEESLRDYMGAAMHRVHEMVAERTGQRLPVDFDDVFHARVFAAFERDLKPVAGVEEVLQKLAADSVPYCVASSGSHERIRVGHRTTGLDRWFDEGRIFSSQDVGRGKPAPDLFLYAAERMGVEPERCVVVEDSPLGVEAAVAAGMDVYGFTAMTPAERLAGAGWLFSDMGELTVLLM from the coding sequence ATGCGCTATGACCTCGTGATCTTCGACAACGACGGTGTCCTCGTCGACAGTGAGCCCATCTCCAACCGGCTCCTGGCCGCCTATCTGACCGAGCTCGGGCACCCGACGTCCTACGAGGAGTCCCTGCGCGACTACATGGGCGCTGCCATGCACCGCGTACACGAAATGGTCGCGGAGCGGACCGGGCAGCGGCTGCCGGTGGACTTCGACGACGTGTTCCACGCTCGGGTCTTCGCGGCCTTCGAGCGGGACTTGAAGCCGGTGGCCGGTGTCGAGGAGGTGCTTCAGAAGCTTGCCGCCGACTCCGTGCCGTACTGCGTGGCGTCGTCCGGGAGTCATGAGCGGATCCGGGTGGGGCATCGGACGACCGGGCTCGACCGGTGGTTCGACGAGGGGCGGATCTTCAGCTCGCAGGATGTCGGGCGGGGGAAGCCGGCTCCCGATCTGTTCCTGTACGCGGCCGAGCGCATGGGCGTCGAGCCGGAGCGATGTGTCGTCGTCGAGGACAGTCCGCTGGGGGTGGAGGCGGCGGTCGCGGCGGGGATGGATGTGTACGGGTTCACCGCCATGACGCCGGCGGAGAGGCTGGCCGGGGCCGGGTGGCTCTTCTCCGACATGGGAGAGCTGACTGTGCTGCTCATGTGA
- a CDS encoding DUF5667 domain-containing protein produces the protein MIANVSAHRRANAFAQALQEQSEQGTAAEQSEGSAPSPAAAERTEQARLLALASGLDALPKPELDPEVKVVQRAQLVAAFEAMLQQGTAGGGATDGAVPEQRSPRARGAHRASPLKKFRPRSRLAKGLTAGGLSVGVAASAFGGVAAASSDALPGDSLYGLKRGIEDVKLGLADGVDERGRVHLDHASTRLSEARRLMERGRSGPLDHESLGEVRRALSGMRHDASEGHRLLSEAYERDPDSLEPIQALSAFSRSHREAWGELRDRLPVQLGDVSQEVSSVFDAIEEDVAPLRSLLPEPPAPSSGEGNRQGASESASTGSSATDRSARPGDSGRGHSGEGSAGSGSPSRSAGSGSDSGGLLGGNTGGLLDPPRDGDASTSPSAEGNTPVPEPDVTLSPLLPDLLPELGIDSENAD, from the coding sequence GTGATCGCGAACGTATCGGCGCACCGGCGGGCGAACGCCTTCGCCCAGGCCCTTCAGGAGCAGTCCGAGCAGGGCACGGCGGCCGAGCAGTCCGAAGGATCGGCACCGTCCCCGGCCGCTGCGGAGCGGACCGAACAGGCACGCCTGCTGGCGCTCGCCTCCGGTCTCGACGCGCTGCCCAAGCCGGAGCTCGACCCGGAGGTCAAGGTCGTCCAGCGGGCCCAGCTGGTGGCCGCGTTCGAGGCCATGCTCCAGCAGGGCACCGCGGGAGGCGGGGCGACGGACGGCGCGGTCCCCGAGCAGCGCTCCCCCCGGGCCCGAGGCGCCCACCGCGCGAGCCCACTGAAGAAGTTCCGGCCCCGTTCCCGCCTCGCCAAGGGCCTCACCGCGGGCGGGCTCAGCGTGGGCGTGGCCGCGAGCGCATTCGGCGGAGTCGCCGCCGCCAGCTCCGACGCCCTGCCCGGCGACTCGCTCTACGGGCTCAAGCGCGGCATCGAGGACGTCAAGCTCGGCCTCGCCGACGGAGTCGACGAGCGCGGCCGGGTCCATCTCGACCACGCCTCCACCCGGCTCAGCGAAGCCCGCCGCCTGATGGAGCGGGGCCGCAGCGGCCCGCTCGACCACGAGTCCCTGGGCGAGGTCCGCCGCGCCCTGTCCGGCATGCGGCACGACGCGTCGGAAGGCCACCGGCTGCTGAGCGAGGCCTACGAGCGAGACCCCGACTCCCTGGAGCCCATCCAGGCCCTGTCCGCGTTCTCCCGCTCCCACCGCGAGGCCTGGGGCGAACTGCGCGACAGGCTCCCCGTCCAGCTCGGGGACGTCAGCCAGGAGGTGTCGTCGGTGTTCGACGCCATAGAGGAGGACGTCGCCCCGCTGCGGTCCCTGCTGCCCGAGCCACCGGCCCCAAGCAGCGGCGAAGGCAACCGGCAGGGCGCCTCCGAGTCGGCCTCCACCGGCTCCTCGGCCACCGACCGGTCGGCCCGGCCCGGCGACAGCGGCCGCGGCCACTCCGGCGAAGGCAGCGCCGGTAGCGGCAGCCCCAGCCGCTCGGCCGGCTCCGGCAGCGACAGCGGCGGCCTGCTCGGCGGCAACACCGGCGGCCTGCTCGACCCGCCGCGGGACGGCGACGCGAGCACCTCGCCGTCGGCGGAAGGCAACACGCCCGTCCCCGAGCCGGACGTCACCCTCTCGCCGCTCCTGCCCGATCTGCTGCCCGAGCTGGGCATCGACAGCGAAAACGCCGACTAA
- a CDS encoding HAD-IB family hydrolase, giving the protein MAALGWLTPRRRSATARSVLAGEASAEAARKSSQEAAGTTEEPQFPVHGDDQAAAFFDLDNTVMQGAALFHFGRGLYKRKFFETRDLARFAWQQAWFRLAGVEDPEHMQEARDSALSIVKGHRVAELQSIGEEIYDEYMAERIWPGTRALAQAHLDAGQRVWLVTAAPVEIAQVIARRLGLTGALGTVAESVDGVYTGKLVGEPLHGPAKAEAVRALAAAEGLDLSRCAAYSDSHNDIPMLSLVGHPYAINPDSKLRKHARELDWRLRDYRTGRKAAKVGIPAAAGVGAVAGGTAAAIALHRRRR; this is encoded by the coding sequence ATGGCCGCTCTCGGATGGCTCACTCCCCGTAGGCGCTCCGCCACGGCGCGGAGCGTTTTGGCAGGCGAGGCCTCGGCCGAGGCTGCCCGCAAGTCCTCACAGGAGGCCGCCGGCACGACCGAGGAACCGCAGTTCCCGGTCCACGGCGACGACCAGGCCGCCGCCTTCTTCGACCTGGACAACACCGTCATGCAGGGCGCCGCCCTCTTCCACTTCGGGCGGGGCCTGTACAAGCGGAAGTTCTTCGAGACGCGCGACCTCGCCCGGTTCGCCTGGCAGCAGGCGTGGTTCCGGCTGGCCGGGGTCGAGGACCCCGAACACATGCAGGAGGCCCGCGACTCGGCCCTGTCGATCGTCAAGGGCCACCGCGTCGCCGAGCTCCAGTCGATCGGCGAGGAGATCTACGACGAGTACATGGCCGAGCGCATCTGGCCCGGCACCCGCGCCCTGGCCCAGGCCCACCTGGACGCGGGCCAGAGGGTCTGGCTCGTCACGGCGGCCCCCGTCGAGATCGCCCAGGTCATCGCCCGCCGCCTGGGGCTGACCGGCGCCCTGGGCACGGTCGCCGAGTCGGTCGACGGCGTCTACACGGGCAAGCTCGTCGGCGAACCGCTGCACGGCCCCGCCAAGGCCGAGGCGGTCCGCGCCCTGGCCGCGGCCGAGGGCCTGGACCTGAGCCGCTGCGCCGCCTACAGCGACTCGCACAACGACATCCCGATGCTGTCCCTGGTCGGCCACCCCTACGCCATCAACCCGGACTCCAAGCTGCGCAAGCACGCCCGCGAGCTGGACTGGCGCCTGCGCGACTACCGCACCGGCCGCAAGGCGGCCAAGGTCGGCATCCCGGCCGCGGCCGGCGTGGGCGCGGTGGCCGGCGGCACGGCGGCGGCGATCGCCCTGCACCGCCGTCGCCGCTGA
- a CDS encoding acetoin utilization protein AcuC, whose product MSGRAQLMWDEAVTGYDFGPGHPMDPVRLALTRRLVDAFGLDREVEVVAAKAAGESTLRLVHRQDYIEAVKAASVEPGAADQSYGLGTMDDPAFAGMHEVSALIAGQSVGAAEAVWRGEALHAVNFAGGLHHAMPGGASGFCIYNDASLAIARLLELGAERVAYIDVDVHHGDGVQAAFWEDPRVLTISLHEHPRTLFPQTGWPEETGADSAEGSAVNVALPAGTGDAGWLRAFHAVVPELIADFRPQVLVTQHGADTHFEDPLAHLAVSLDAQRAVQAACHDLAHEHADGRWVALGGGGYAVVDVVPRSWTHLVAIAAGRAVEPEAMIPEGWRQEVFARTRQLAPARMTDGRWPVAFPGWEEGYDPADRLDQAVLAARRAVFPLRGLLA is encoded by the coding sequence ATGAGCGGCCGCGCACAGCTGATGTGGGACGAGGCAGTAACGGGCTATGACTTCGGTCCCGGGCATCCGATGGACCCGGTCCGGCTCGCCCTGACCCGGAGACTGGTCGATGCCTTCGGGCTGGACCGTGAGGTGGAGGTGGTCGCTGCGAAGGCGGCCGGGGAGTCGACGCTGCGGCTCGTCCACCGGCAGGACTACATCGAGGCGGTTAAGGCCGCGTCGGTGGAGCCGGGGGCGGCGGACCAGTCGTACGGGCTGGGGACGATGGACGATCCGGCCTTCGCCGGGATGCACGAGGTGTCGGCGCTGATCGCCGGGCAGTCGGTGGGGGCCGCGGAGGCCGTGTGGCGGGGTGAGGCACTGCACGCGGTGAATTTCGCGGGCGGGCTGCACCACGCGATGCCGGGCGGCGCGTCCGGGTTCTGCATCTACAACGACGCGTCGCTGGCGATCGCCCGGCTGCTGGAGCTCGGGGCCGAGCGGGTGGCGTACATCGACGTCGACGTGCATCACGGGGACGGGGTGCAGGCGGCGTTCTGGGAGGACCCGCGGGTGCTGACGATCTCGCTGCACGAGCACCCCCGGACACTGTTCCCGCAGACCGGGTGGCCGGAGGAGACCGGGGCGGACTCCGCGGAGGGCTCGGCGGTGAACGTGGCGCTGCCGGCCGGGACCGGGGACGCGGGCTGGCTGCGGGCCTTCCACGCCGTGGTGCCGGAGCTGATCGCCGACTTCCGGCCCCAGGTGCTGGTGACGCAGCACGGGGCCGACACGCACTTCGAGGATCCGCTGGCGCATCTGGCGGTGTCGCTGGACGCGCAGCGGGCGGTGCAGGCCGCCTGTCACGACCTGGCACACGAGCACGCCGACGGGCGGTGGGTGGCGCTGGGCGGGGGCGGCTACGCCGTGGTGGACGTCGTACCGCGGTCGTGGACGCATCTGGTCGCCATCGCGGCCGGCCGGGCCGTGGAGCCGGAGGCGATGATCCCCGAGGGCTGGCGGCAGGAAGTGTTCGCCCGGACGCGGCAGTTGGCCCCGGCGCGGATGACGGACGGGCGCTGGCCCGTGGCCTTCCCTGGCTGGGAGGAGGGCTACGACCCCGCGGACCGGCTGGACCAGGCGGTGCTGGCGGCCCGGCGGGCGGTGTTCCCGCTGCGGGGGCTGCTGGCCTGA
- a CDS encoding MFS transporter, which yields MTDVLRRGRASLAFSFLVQGVAFALLVTRIPAIQDRYGVSDALLPAFLAAVPILAGVGSVTTERLVKRVPPSRLLRWSQPVVLLALLGVGAGERMVELGVALAAFGLAVGVLDASMNMLGVSLQRSYGRSIMLSFHAAYSLGGIVGASLAWVGAHWDLALWVSYLPVVAVLLPTVLVGSRWYVDDEDAAPAVAEEAGEGQVVVFKWLLPLCLVMTVAYIGDSTVSNWSAKYLQDVLGSSEQMATVPYNVYMVTTLLGRAIGDLGVRRFGAVAVVRGGALVAAGGFAVVAGAPGAWVGLLGFTLLGLGLCVLVPQTFAAAGRLFPGASDVAVARLNVFNYVGFLIGSPLVGALGDVWSYRGAMLVPMVLVLVTLVYARSFAARPDRYGGGHERPRTADVGRGSNGL from the coding sequence ATGACTGATGTGCTGCGGCGCGGCAGGGCCTCGTTGGCGTTCAGCTTCTTGGTGCAGGGGGTCGCCTTCGCTCTGCTCGTAACGCGGATACCGGCCATCCAGGACCGGTACGGGGTCTCCGACGCGCTGCTGCCCGCCTTCCTGGCCGCTGTGCCGATCCTCGCCGGGGTCGGGAGCGTGACCACCGAGCGGCTGGTGAAGCGGGTGCCGCCGAGCCGGCTGCTTCGCTGGTCGCAGCCCGTGGTGCTGCTGGCGCTGCTCGGGGTCGGGGCCGGGGAGCGGATGGTGGAACTGGGTGTCGCGCTCGCGGCGTTCGGGCTCGCCGTCGGTGTGCTGGACGCGTCGATGAACATGCTCGGGGTGAGTCTTCAGCGGTCGTACGGGCGCAGCATCATGCTCAGTTTCCACGCGGCCTACAGCCTGGGCGGGATCGTAGGGGCCTCGCTGGCGTGGGTGGGGGCGCACTGGGATCTGGCGCTGTGGGTGTCGTATCTGCCGGTCGTGGCGGTACTGCTGCCGACGGTGCTGGTGGGGAGCCGGTGGTACGTCGACGACGAGGATGCGGCGCCGGCCGTGGCGGAAGAGGCGGGCGAGGGCCAGGTCGTCGTCTTCAAGTGGCTGCTGCCGTTGTGTCTGGTGATGACGGTCGCCTATATCGGGGACTCCACGGTCTCCAACTGGAGTGCGAAGTACCTCCAGGACGTGCTGGGGAGCTCGGAGCAGATGGCCACGGTGCCGTACAACGTGTACATGGTGACGACGCTGCTGGGGCGGGCGATCGGGGACCTCGGGGTGCGGCGGTTCGGGGCCGTCGCCGTCGTGCGGGGTGGGGCGCTGGTGGCGGCGGGTGGGTTCGCCGTGGTGGCGGGGGCGCCCGGGGCGTGGGTGGGGCTGCTGGGGTTCACGCTGCTGGGGCTCGGGCTGTGTGTGCTGGTGCCGCAGACGTTCGCGGCCGCGGGGAGGTTGTTCCCCGGGGCTTCGGATGTGGCCGTCGCGCGACTGAATGTCTTCAACTATGTGGGGTTTTTGATCGGTTCGCCGTTGGTCGGTGCGCTCGGGGATGTGTGGAGCTACCGCGGGGCCATGCTCGTGCCGATGGTGTTGGTGCTGGTGACGCTGGTGTACGCCCGGTCGTTCGCTGCTCGACCGGACCGATACGGTGGCGGGCATGAGCGGCCGCGCACAGCTGATGTGGGACGAGGCAGTAACGGGCTATGA
- a CDS encoding redox-sensing transcriptional repressor Rex, which translates to MATGRTHRPATRSRGIPEATVARLPLYLRALTALSERSVPTVSSEELAAAAGVNSAKLRKDFSYLGSYGTRGVGYDVEYLVYQISRELGLTQDWPVVIVGIGNLGAALANYGGFASRGFRVAALIDADPAMAGKPVAGIPVQHSDDLEKIIQDNGVSIGVIATPAGAAQQVCDRLVAAGVTSILNFAPTVLSVPEGVDVRKVDLSIELQILAFHEQRKAGEEAAASDGGVPAAAARSDSADQGPDGDMPAVMPA; encoded by the coding sequence GTGGCAACTGGCCGAACTCACCGACCGGCGACCCGCAGCCGAGGGATTCCCGAGGCCACCGTCGCCCGGCTTCCGCTGTACCTCCGCGCTCTGACCGCGCTGTCGGAACGCTCGGTGCCCACGGTCTCCTCCGAGGAGCTCGCGGCCGCGGCGGGGGTCAACTCCGCGAAGCTGCGCAAGGACTTCTCCTACCTCGGCTCCTACGGGACCCGGGGCGTCGGCTACGACGTCGAGTATCTCGTCTACCAGATCTCCCGCGAACTGGGCCTCACCCAGGACTGGCCGGTCGTGATCGTCGGTATCGGCAACCTCGGCGCCGCCCTGGCCAACTACGGCGGGTTCGCCTCCCGCGGCTTCCGGGTCGCCGCGCTGATCGACGCCGACCCGGCCATGGCGGGCAAGCCCGTCGCCGGGATTCCCGTGCAGCACTCCGACGACCTGGAGAAGATCATCCAGGACAACGGCGTGTCGATCGGTGTCATCGCCACCCCGGCCGGTGCCGCCCAGCAGGTCTGCGACCGGCTCGTGGCCGCCGGTGTCACCTCCATCCTGAACTTCGCGCCGACCGTGCTGTCCGTGCCCGAAGGCGTCGACGTGCGTAAGGTCGACCTCTCCATCGAATTGCAGATCCTCGCCTTCCACGAGCAGCGCAAGGCCGGCGAGGAGGCCGCCGCATCCGACGGCGGCGTCCCGGCCGCCGCCGCGCGCAGCGACTCCGCCGACCAGGGGCCCGACGGGGACATGCCCGCCGTGATGCCGGCATGA
- a CDS encoding helix-turn-helix domain-containing protein produces MAAAGERPLNEVQFLTVAEVASVMRVSKMTVYRLVHSGHLPAIRVGRSFRVPEQAVHEYLRESYVGVETA; encoded by the coding sequence ATGGCTGCAGCTGGCGAGAGGCCTCTGAACGAGGTTCAGTTCCTTACCGTGGCGGAAGTCGCCTCGGTGATGCGAGTGTCGAAGATGACCGTGTACCGGTTGGTGCACAGCGGTCATCTGCCCGCGATCCGTGTGGGGCGGTCCTTCCGCGTCCCGGAGCAAGCGGTTCACGAGTACCTCCGCGAGAGTTACGTGGGGGTGGAAACCGCCTGA
- a CDS encoding NAD-dependent epimerase/dehydratase family protein → MGKVVLVTGVARQLGGRFVRRIQRDPEVDRVVAVDAVPPEHHLGGADFVQADIRQPTIARVLAETGADTIVHLDVTGTPLGSGNRASLKETNVIGAMQLLGACQKSPNVRRLVVKSSTNVYGSAPRDPAVFTETTPPKSLPSGGFAKDTVEVEGYVRGFARRRPDVAVCVLRFANILGPTADTPLASYFALPVLPTVFGYDPRLQFVHEDDVIEVLRIASHEPQRGTLNSGTFNIAGDGVLLLSQCSRRLGRPTVPLLLPAVTWAGSLVRTLGMSDFSPEQIRLLTHGRVVATGQMRETLGFQPKYTTAETFADFARSQGPGLLPPEALAGAVDRIAALPLAGGGHPPTQSAN, encoded by the coding sequence TTGGGCAAGGTCGTGCTCGTGACCGGTGTGGCCCGCCAGCTGGGGGGCCGGTTCGTACGGCGGATCCAGCGTGACCCCGAGGTGGACCGGGTCGTCGCCGTGGACGCGGTGCCGCCCGAGCACCATCTGGGCGGCGCGGACTTCGTCCAGGCCGACATCCGGCAGCCCACGATCGCGCGGGTGCTCGCCGAGACGGGCGCCGACACGATCGTCCACCTGGACGTGACGGGCACGCCGCTGGGCAGCGGCAACCGGGCCTCCCTGAAGGAGACCAACGTCATCGGCGCGATGCAGCTGCTCGGTGCCTGCCAGAAGTCCCCGAACGTGCGGCGGCTGGTCGTGAAGTCCAGCACGAACGTCTACGGGTCCGCGCCGCGCGACCCGGCCGTCTTCACCGAGACGACCCCGCCCAAGTCCCTGCCCAGCGGCGGCTTCGCCAAGGACACCGTCGAGGTCGAGGGCTATGTCCGCGGCTTCGCGCGCCGCCGGCCCGACGTGGCGGTCTGCGTGCTGCGGTTCGCCAACATCCTCGGCCCGACCGCGGACACCCCGCTCGCCTCGTACTTCGCGCTGCCGGTCCTGCCGACCGTGTTCGGCTACGACCCGCGGCTTCAGTTCGTGCACGAGGACGACGTGATCGAGGTGCTGCGGATCGCCTCGCACGAGCCGCAGCGGGGCACGCTCAACAGCGGCACCTTCAACATCGCCGGCGACGGCGTGCTGCTGCTCTCGCAGTGCTCCCGGCGCCTGGGGCGCCCCACCGTGCCCCTGCTGCTCCCGGCCGTCACCTGGGCGGGCTCGCTGGTGCGTACGCTGGGCATGTCGGACTTCTCGCCCGAGCAGATCCGCCTGCTCACCCACGGCCGGGTCGTGGCGACGGGCCAGATGCGCGAGACGCTGGGATTCCAGCCCAAGTACACGACCGCGGAGACGTTCGCGGACTTCGCACGCAGCCAAGGTCCCGGACTTCTTCCGCCGGAGGCCCTTGCGGGGGCCGTCGACCGGATCGCCGCGCTGCCCCTCGCGGGCGGCGGCCACCCCCCGACGCAGAGCGCCAATTGA
- a CDS encoding AURKAIP1/COX24 domain-containing protein, whose product MGSVIKKRRKRMAKKKHRKLLKRTRVQRRNKK is encoded by the coding sequence GTGGGCTCTGTTATCAAGAAGCGGCGCAAGCGGATGGCCAAGAAGAAGCACCGCAAGCTGCTCAAGCGCACGCGCGTTCAGCGTCGCAACAAGAAGTAA
- a CDS encoding ECF subfamily RNA polymerase sigma factor, BldN family has translation MYPHVGVDASGLATLRATVLDLLRGFVPTAYAGPAFATAAPVGPCYALADGSAAVGRRGRPSGAATARRPAADSDSARMMDLVERAQAGEADAFGRLYDQYSDTVYRYIYYRVGGKATAEDLTSETFLRALRRIGTFTWQGRDFGAWLVTIARNLVADHFKSSRFRLEVTTGEMLDANEVERSPEDSVLESLSNAALLDAVRRLNPQQQECVTLRFLQGLSVAETARVMGKNEGAIKTLQYRAVRTLARLLPEDAR, from the coding sequence GTGTACCCACACGTCGGGGTTGACGCCTCGGGCCTGGCAACGCTGCGCGCAACGGTCCTCGACCTGTTGCGCGGCTTCGTCCCCACCGCGTACGCCGGCCCCGCATTCGCCACCGCCGCGCCCGTAGGCCCGTGCTATGCACTGGCCGACGGCAGCGCCGCGGTCGGCAGACGAGGGCGCCCGTCCGGCGCGGCCACCGCCCGACGGCCGGCGGCGGACAGCGACAGCGCCCGCATGATGGACCTCGTGGAGCGCGCCCAGGCCGGCGAGGCCGACGCCTTCGGCCGTCTCTACGACCAATACAGCGACACCGTCTACCGGTACATCTACTACCGGGTCGGAGGAAAGGCGACCGCCGAAGACCTCACCAGCGAGACTTTTCTGCGTGCCCTGCGCCGCATCGGCACGTTCACCTGGCAGGGCCGCGACTTCGGCGCCTGGCTGGTCACCATCGCCCGGAACCTCGTCGCGGACCACTTCAAGTCCAGCCGCTTCCGCCTCGAGGTCACCACCGGCGAGATGCTCGACGCCAACGAGGTCGAGCGCTCCCCCGAGGACTCCGTCCTGGAGTCCCTCTCCAACGCCGCCCTGCTCGACGCGGTGCGGCGACTCAACCCCCAGCAGCAGGAGTGCGTGACACTCCGCTTCCTCCAGGGCCTCTCCGTCGCCGAGACCGCCCGCGTGATGGGCAAGAACGAGGGCGCCATCAAGACCCTCCAGTACCGGGCCGTCCGCACCCTCGCCCGGCTCCTCCCGGAAGACGCCCGCTGA
- a CDS encoding phosphatase, protein MLTTQALRAHLVGARLAGTVATPREESLRSYRLFAARDPRVLLGLDPEGAWSRRDVIELMADRCGVSADFRRTSGQDVIAPERTLAALDAFAERLAEAARRSAPVLLGTGHPHRLLGFYAALADALSAAGCEVLTPAQGRCVDITTRFGLRTYNLDYVRGVALVRGLDAERPGCEPGAHTHSPLPVRTVLAAAAEAGGPLPELVIGDHGWVCGAGQLGFEAIGPADTDDPAPFVGEAEGSVSVVVPLDDGVRSDYYLPLTRYVLNRACLSQ, encoded by the coding sequence GTGCTGACCACCCAAGCCCTTCGTGCGCACCTGGTGGGCGCACGCCTCGCCGGGACCGTGGCCACGCCTCGTGAGGAGAGCCTGCGCAGTTACCGGCTCTTCGCCGCCCGGGATCCCCGGGTGCTCCTCGGGCTCGATCCCGAAGGGGCCTGGAGCCGGCGGGATGTGATCGAGCTGATGGCGGACCGGTGCGGTGTCTCGGCCGATTTCCGTCGGACTTCCGGCCAGGACGTGATCGCTCCGGAGCGCACCCTGGCCGCGCTGGACGCCTTCGCGGAGCGCCTCGCCGAGGCCGCCCGGCGGAGCGCACCCGTGCTCCTCGGCACCGGGCACCCCCACCGGCTGCTCGGTTTCTACGCCGCTCTGGCAGACGCGCTGTCGGCGGCGGGGTGTGAGGTTCTCACCCCCGCGCAGGGTCGCTGTGTCGACATAACGACCCGGTTCGGTCTACGTACGTACAACCTCGACTACGTACGAGGAGTCGCGCTGGTGCGGGGATTGGACGCGGAACGCCCCGGTTGTGAGCCCGGCGCACATACGCACTCACCTCTCCCGGTTCGTACCGTGTTGGCCGCTGCCGCGGAGGCCGGCGGGCCCCTTCCCGAGCTGGTCATCGGGGACCATGGGTGGGTCTGCGGAGCAGGTCAGCTGGGGTTCGAGGCCATCGGGCCGGCCGATACGGACGACCCCGCCCCGTTCGTCGGTGAGGCCGAGGGGTCCGTCTCCGTCGTCGTTCCACTTGATGACGGAGTGCGGTCTGATTACTACCTGCCGCTTACCCGCTACGTACTCAATCGGGCGTGTCTGTCACAGTAG